TCCCCGATGAAGCTCCGCCACCACTTCCCGCCGAGGCTCCGCCCGCAAAGCCCGAGGACGATGGGTGGGAACCTGCATGGGATGCCACTGCAGGGGCATATTACTTTTATAACCGCTTCACTGGAGTTTCACAGTGGGAAAACCCCCGCGTCCCAGAGGTCCCAGCGGCACCCGGCACAGAAGATAGCCACCCAAGCGCAGCTCCAAAAAAGGAACCTGTACTTGGGGGCTACAATCCCGCGATCCACGGGAACTATGACCCCACCGCATCGTATGCGCAATATCACGAAGAGCCAGCACAACCCACGACCGCAGTCAGCTTCGATCCCGCCGCAGCCTATGCAGCCACTGGCACATTCAACCGCTTCACTGGACGGTGGCAAGCCGAGGCAATTAATCCAGAAAATCACAATGATGAGAACAAGTCTCGACGACAGATGAATGCCTTCTTCGACGTTGACGCTGCGGCAAATAGTCATGACGGTCGGAGCTTGCGCGCGGAGCGCAGTGCTAAGAAATTGACGAAGCAAGAGTTGAAAAAGTTCAAGGAGAAGCGTCgtgaaaagaaagaggagaAGAGGCGGGCATGGCTAAGGGATTAGGGCTGTGTGCCTAGCTTTTGTTTGAGTTTTTTGAGTTTTGTGAGTTCAGGGAGGGAAGGAGGAAGGAGGAAGGAGGGTTGTTTGGTGTATTCTCTTGTTGCCATCGGTCGCACTGCCATTTTGGAGCTTTTTGATACCATCCCACTGGACGTGGGACTCGGCGTTTGAGCTTGTTTAATTTGTTTTTCTCTCGTTTGCCTTGCATGTGCATAGAGGTAGACAGACTTCCTGTCGTCTCTATCCTCGACTAAGCAGAGGTATTTGTACAATGTATCATATATCAACACAAGCGTTGTCTCGGCATGGTACTCTCCCAGTAATATAATCTCGCAGCATGCGCGTATACTTGTCGGCATCCACGTTCTcgactatgttgtacttctATTTGCCGGTGGCTGATAGCCCACTATCGGTCACATGACCTGCGATATcacattcttttttttttgcggcGATCGCTTCATTTGTTGCCAGGATACTCCGCGgtagaaaagaaagaactGAAAAAACCAAAGGTAAGATTGAATATACTCCCCGTTGGTTGACTCCAATTttgtgggaaaaaaaaacactttTCCCACTAATTTGCTTTTTGTGTCTGGAACTTGTCCTTGACAATAAAATCCTTATCGACGATCAAATATATCATGGGGGGGCCTCGTACTATGCAAAATATCCTAGTTTGTCCAAAGTTCTTTGTGATTTTGCTCACATCTTAccctttgttttttttctatcgCTTGCcttttcatcttccaacCGTGAACAGATACTTATCACTGACACCCCACTCCAGCTACTTAAATAACGTGGGATAGCATAAACAACCCCaccaagggaaaaaaaagaagaaaaatcaTACAACCTGGTTCATCACACATCATGTCCGCCTCCACAACATCACAGGCGAAGCCTACAGTGCCAATTGCACTTTCTGCAGAGGCAGTTGACGACTTGATCTATGACGCCCGAGCAGGCGACCTCGAGGCCCTTAATGAAGACATCGCCAACCTCGCCAGCCAACACAGCTGCAACGAGTCCCAGATCGTGGCATCTGCCATCGATAGGACAGACGAGAGCGAAGGTGGCTCTGGATCTTGTGTTCTGCACTTCCCTGCTGCGAATGGAAACTCTGGTATGTCAATTGACTGATTTGTACTTGAAATCATTGGTTTTTTCTTTCACATTTTTTTGTCACGTCAAATCTTATTTATCTTTACTCTCTGCCGGTCTATTGTATATGGTACTAACATCGCTCagatatcctcaaggctCTCCTCCACAAGCTGTCATCCGCAGACGCAGCCCAGCGTGCCGCGTTCGTGAACCACCGCAACAACTCCGGCAACACACCTCTCCACTGGGCTGCGCTTAACGCGCACCTCGAGTGCGTTAAGGCGCTTGTCGAAGCTGGCGCAGATCTTGATGTTAAGAACGATGCTGGCCATGACGCTGTGTTCCTTGCCGAGCGGACAGCGTGGGCTGCGGTGGAGGGCGACGAGGACGTTGAGGGTGCGGAGGGTGATGATGCTCAGACTCAGGAGATTGAGATGACCATTGGTGAGAACGAGGGCGAGGAGAAGTCTGAGGGTGCTGGTGAGATGTCTGCGGGCAGACAGGTTGTCGAGTGGCTCCTGGCTTCAGATGTTGGTGCGAGTTTGGAGAAGGGGGCTACAGAGGGCGAGGCTAGTGGATCTGCTTGATTTCGATCAAGGAGGTCGGGATGACATTGCTTTTTCGGGCACATCTGAAATGATTGAAGAAAAGCTGAAGATTTCACGCATAGAATTGGAGATACGGGTACTTTCCGTTCTTGCACATGTTGTTTGTTAGTGTCTATATTAATGCAGTTTGGTACTTCTTTATCATTAAAGCACTAAAGCACGTAGAAAGATGCTACAGGGCTTCTGGGATGCTACTCTGGTTTACATATTGTTCATATCCTCTCATCAACACATCAATTCAATCACTGCGGACCTTGCCCACCACTGCTCCAGTAGAGGACGAAGTCTCCAAAGGCGGGGGAGTAGGGGGATCAATCTCCCGAACTTTCGCATCGAAGCCGACCTTGAAGCGTCGGTCTCGCCAGACGACTGTCACGCCGCCATACACCGCCATGATCCAGATCGGCAGAGCCAGCAGTTCGCGGCCGAGCCAGGCGCCAAACCATTGCATGAACGGGCGACGAGTAGTTTGGGAAGATCGGTAGCGTTGGGGCCGAGCAAAAGCAGGGGTATCATCATCCAACTCGATACATTTTGCGGAATGCAGTTTAATATACAGTTTCCAATCAACCAGGATCCAGAAAGCCATGCCAAGTGCGAACAGGATAAAAAATGCACCCCACGTTCCGAGATGGGCAGCAAATTGTACGCCACTCCGCTCAAGACACGGCGCCAAGGCAGAAGTGATGCCCCAGGCACCATAGGTCGTGCATAAGAATGACTCGGTGCCTGGTTCGACAAGCGTAGCGAGCAGAACGGTGAATTTACGCACTCGCAGCCATCGGACCCGACGGGCAATATATGCCGACACGCTCATATTGGCAACAGGCTGGATAGCCATGTCACCAAAGACCATGGCGTGCTTGCCCCAACGCTCGCGGaactctttctcttcccgCACCTGCTTCTTCCACAGGAGATCTCCGATCAAATGGTCTTCGCAGATATTCACGGAGAAGAAATCGATGCCTGGATGTCGAGCTTGGGGATCCGAGGCGCACAGACTGGTGAGATAGTCGAGGTGGGAGCGGCGGAACATGTTGGATTTTCCCACTATGCACGGCGCAACGAGAACTGTGTTGATCGCGGTGTACATTTTCGCGTGCGAGGAGGAGAGGAACAGCTCTTCCAAGCGACCCCCTCCAGTCGCGATCATGGCTGCAGGCCCATCCTCCGGACGAACGGAAGGCATAGCTGCGGCCGCTGTATCGACATTCGTTGATTCCGGGTTGGCGTCAACGAGCGCCTGTCGCTCTTCAATCAGGGTTCTCTCTCCGGTCAAATCGACAGCTACGGGTAGGTGGTGCACGAACTTGTACTTCTTGCTTGATGAGGGTCCGGTCCCGCACAGCCTGTCCACCATCCGTGCACAGACGCCCTTCCCGACCCAGACATTGGAGTCAATGATCCAGACGATATCTCCTTTCGCTTCACGGTATGCACGGCTCATATTCCGGATCTTGGGATTCGGTCCGAGCGTGTACGTATTGATACCATTCTGCTGCAAGAGCGGATCTTCGTCTTCGAGGTAAATCCGCGCGTCGACATGCGGGAAGTCGGTGATTAGTTTGCAGAGGGCAGGATAGGCAGGGTCGTCGCGTGTCGATACACAAAGACAAATGCTGAGCTTGTGACTCGGGTAGTCCTGTCGAAAGGTGGCAGCGAGGCAGTCATATAGGTGTGGTTCGAGGCCCTTGACCGGCCGGATGGCGGTGACGTGTGGCACCTCGGAGGCGTTCGTTAGTCGTGACCGATACGGCTGGCTGAGGAAGTGTTTCGATCTAAGCAGAAAGGAATTCCGTTAGTGATGCATTGTTTTAAATCGCAGGTCGAATCATACATCTGAAAAGATCCTAGACCGCAAACTCCCAGTATGAATGCATACCAGATCAGGGCAATCCAACCGATAGCGATAGACGCGTACAGCGCGCCATCGTCAGATCTGCGAAGGAGGAACGAAAATGTAAGCTCTAGCATGGGATACGGAGTAAAAGCACCATAAAAGCAGATGAGAAAGACATtctggagaagaagaagaagaagaggcaTAGAGGTGGTTTTCATTCCGGCAGTTGGCTGTCTCCGCCCTAACAGTCTACTGCGCATTTTGGACCCGTGGACCAACCAGAGGGCATCTCTCTCCCACACTATAAACACTATTAAAAAAATTGGATGTATCAAGTAGCTGCCTGCTCGGAAGCACCGGACATAAAGGTACTTTATGCTCAATTGCCCTAATTATGGATGGACCGTTTACTCTCAAATgtcagttttttttttaaaaaaaatccccAAACTCCAAAACCTGTCCCAAGATACCGAAAGTAATTGCAAATTCCCATTAATCatgtctttttcttcttccggACCAAGCTCGCATTGAGCACATTGACACCAGCTGGCTCATTTGGAGCTGGTTGCATGACTCCCGATTCACTTGATACTTGTGTTTCATTCACAATGGGCGTGTTGCCCCCACCCAATGACTTCTTCCGCTTGCGGATCAATCCAAGATCTAGGACATTGTTGGTATTGGCATTGGCAGGCTGAGAGGAAGTGCTGCTCGTGGTATTGCTGCCGACAACCTTCTTGCCCCATGTAAGCTCGTCCGCGAGGGAAGAAACTTGGTCAACGTATAGTTTTGTACTAGCGACGACTTCTTTTTCGTCATAGAAATGGTCTAGAACAGAATCCATCATCTTTTTATAGTCTGCTTCACTGAGAACGACTTGTCCGCGTCCGGCCTCTGGCCAGTCGAAGGGGTTGATGGTGGTAGATGCATCATCCCGGGCAAGTTTAGGGGAGGCATCGGCGGTAGTAAAATTTGTTGTTGCCTTCGTCAAGGTGGTTGTTTCTTCGGACTTGTTAGAGCCATTCTTCACTTTCTCATCGTTTGCAATGGTCCCAGAAATCTCTATTCCATTGGGAACCAGGCCGTTGTCAGAAGAACGGCGTGTTTGGCTTTCCATTGATGTAGAGTTCATCAGACCTGGTGGATTAATGACTAACCACATAAAGCCAACTAACCGACCAGCAGAGCATTCTTGGCGGAAGGACATCATCTCCCAGAATTGATCCAAGGACCGTACGCTGCGCCAGCGTCCGGCGTTAGGGGCGATAGGCTGACTTTCGTTCTCCGGGGGAAGTTCACCGTCTAGGTCGATGAGGAAACGAGTTTTGGGATCATCGGGGAAACGCGGCACCAGGCAGCGGGGAGGAGCTGAGGGATTGTGGTACAACTGCTTGAGTGGGTAGCTGTTGAGCCATCGTGGATGATCTTGCGAATCGGTTTTGGTCGTAGGCGGGAAGAAATTGCGTGTTTCAAAGCGGTCACAGCTTGGAACGATCAAGTATGCGGTGGCAGAGGCCTTGGCAGCTTCGACCGTTTGATC
Above is a window of Penicillium digitatum chromosome 2, complete sequence DNA encoding:
- a CDS encoding WW/Rsp5/WWP — translated: MSASPEVPASFLQERTSCSPSSTPSSLETEAKHDSDSQKDQAEKNEETQIEETETLAPRSQPDEPEQDELKSAPPLPDEAPPPLPAEAPPAKPEDDGWEPAWDATAGAYYFYNRFTGVSQWENPRVPEVPAAPGTEDSHPSAAPKKEPVLGGYNPAIHGNYDPTASYAQYHEEPAQPTTAVSFDPAAAYAATGTFNRFTGRWQAEAINPENHNDENKSRRQMNAFFDVDAAANSHDGRSLRAERSAKKLTKQELKKFKEKRREKKEEKRRAWLRD
- a CDS encoding Ankyrin repeat protein (Yar1), putative; the protein is MSASTTSQAKPTVPIALSAEAVDDLIYDARAGDLEALNEDIANLASQHSCNESQIVASAIDRTDESEGGSGSCVLHFPAANGNSDILKALLHKLSSADAAQRAAFVNHRNNSGNTPLHWAALNAHLECVKALVEAGADLDVKNDAGHDAVFLAERTAWAAVEGDEDVEGAEGDDAQTQEIEMTIGENEGEEKSEGAGEMSAGRQVVEWLLASDVGASLEKGATEGEASGSA
- a CDS encoding Ceramide glucosyltransferase, putative; the encoded protein is MLELTFSFLLRRSDDGALYASIAIGWIALIWYAFILGVCGLGSFQISKHFLSQPYRSRLTNASEVPHVTAIRPVKGLEPHLYDCLAATFRQDYPSHKLSICLCVSTRDDPAYPALCKLITDFPHVDARIYLEDEDPLLQQNGINTYTLGPNPKIRNMSRAYREAKGDIVWIIDSNVWQEVQALVDANPESTNVDTAAAAMPSVRPEDGPAAMIATGGGRLEELFLSSSHAKMYTAINTVLVAPCIVGKSNMFRRSHLDYLTSLCASDPQARHPGIDFFSVNICEDHLIGDLLWKKQVREEKEFRERWGKHAMVFGDMAIQPVANMSVSAYIARRVRWLRVRKFTVLLATLVEPGTESFLCTTYGAWGITSALAPCLERSGVQFAAHLGTWGAFFILFALGMAFWILVDWKLYIKLHSAKCIELDDDTPAFARPQRYRSSQTTRRPFMQWFGAWLGRELLALPIWIMAVYGGVTVVWRDRRFKVGFDAKVREIDPPTPPPLETSSSTGAVVGKVRSD
- a CDS encoding DNA damage response protein, putative, with the translated sequence MAADLADLLAKVLPTGVELTVRHVSSTPTTCEALFAAAPGQFSEPTFCENHFLSVSIDPKYDGETIIFGMEVMVYNTAHLTTIFISKADSTGFLHLLKLSNKVSVLRLVSNTFLSFLARARQRPGVRLVVSLFARAQNQYLFPGSIENVEKHVLDDRGLIKWWCRVLDPILREHEPESALQETKSLDQTVEAAKASATAYLIVPSCDRFETRNFFPPTTKTDSQDHPRWLNSYPLKQLYHNPSAPPRCLVPRFPDDPKTRFLIDLDGELPPENESQPIAPNAGRWRSVRSLDQFWEMMSFRQECSAGRLVGFMWLVINPPGLMNSTSMESQTRRSSDNGLVPNGIEISGTIANDEKVKNGSNKSEETTTLTKATTNFTTADASPKLARDDASTTINPFDWPEAGRGQVVLSEADYKKMMDSVLDHFYDEKEVVASTKLYVDQVSSLADELTWGKKVVGSNTTSSTSSQPANANTNNVLDLGLIRKRKKSLGGGNTPIVNETQVSSESGVMQPAPNEPAGVNVLNASLVRKKKKT